The DNA sequence AATCATTAGTCATTCTCATGTTGGCGACCTCAAACGTTTGCAGCCAGTCTGAGGAGTTTCATTGCTTCATATTGTGATCTGAAATTTTATACATGTCATAACAATACTTGATATGTACCTATTAAATATTTGGATTCAAGAAAACAAAGGTTTATCTGTATTTTTGTCCTGTTTTACAGACTTTTATTACAGAATTATACACAATATaactttttattttgcattaatTGACCAGAAAATCCTTAGAGAAGCACGAGGTTTTTGAGCCCTTTGGAATTCTATACTAATTGCTCATGAGTGCGGTTTGATCTGTAATCAAACACAGCCTGAGGAAGCTAATGACACAAGCTGTTGTACTTTTCATTTCCTGTCTCGGCCCAGGCTGGGAAAAAGTGTGTGAACCTTTACACAGCTAATTGGCGTCAGGTGTTCTGATtaaggagatgagactggaagTGAATTGTAAAAGGCAGCTTCTATTATTTTGGGTCTAttacatttgaaaaaaatccaGTAATAAGGTATAATTAACTTTTGTTTCTATTGTAGCTCTGTACATGAAGTTTGTAGAGATTGTTTTCTGAAGTATCTAATCAGCAAAATTAAGTAAAATCACTTGTGTGGGTGAACGGATAAAATATAAGGAGTCCTTTATTAATAAATAGATATTAGTAAAGTCTAAATGCAAGGTTAATTCTGAAATCATTCTTTAAATTAGGTGCTTTCTATCTCTTCAAGAGGCCACTGATGCAGCTTAAACCTCAGCTGTTCAGTAGTTGTGTAGTATGGAGCCCCCTGGTGGTGACAAAACAACATAACACCTGGATGTCTGCCCTGCTTGTATAACTTTATTTCAATTTCTGCAGCCTGTGCAGCAGATTACaggacagctgcagcacaaCCAGTGCCTATTTAATGTGATTTGTGTTACATAATAAGAGCAAAGATGACTACTGcttttcacttttcactttcTGGGCTTTagagctgctgaacaaacacagaaagcaacagatttttgtttttattgttttattatcacAGAAGCACAACAGGTACCACGATGCAGGTGAACATCAAACTCATGAAAAAAGTTTAAAGGAATGCTAATCCGAATAATGACAGTTCAATCATAACACCACAGCATGTTTTCAACCTCCGAAACAAAAACTTCTACACTATTGTCAGATATACAtggcaaaaagaagcaaaagcACTTTGGATTATTCACTTTCCTTTCACATTGTACCAATACACTCATCAGATCTTTCACTGGAACCTGAAGCGCCAACATGAGACACATGCAACAGCATTCACCTGTTCTGCCTGCTTCTCGTCTAAATGTTCTCCTAGAAGTACCAATTATTGGAGCTGTTGCCAAAAAGTAATGTTTCAAAAACCCTAATATGCTAACACAAGGATATTAGTGCTACAAAGTAAAACTGGTCCCACTGAGATGTTTTTGTAATTCAATTCAGATGACGAAAAATACTGGAGATTTTTATTAAGCCAATCAAAGAACTGCTGGAGTACCCGAGTATAAACCTGATGACCTTTTGTTTTACATTCAAGAAATGAATCCTCCACCTTAACATGTCAtgaaaggaaataaaacaaatgtctttACAGGAAATAGAAATACTGAAACTCAACAACTGCAATATGATTGTAACtcataaaaaacaaagattccCTCCTCTATTTTGAATGAGAATAGTCtaatgaaacacagagagataGATGCTGGAAACAGGAGATACACAGCTTACGTGTTCCCTTCAACACAAAAAGCATGGGGAAGTGAATACTtgcatacagagagagagctaCAGCCCAGGGTTCAACACAGACAGCTGCGTATTTGAGTGAGCTGGGACTGtatggaaaaacacacaatgggAAGAAAAATGCTTaaagcgggggggggggggggggggggggggggggggggggggggtggagaggTTGTCTAGAAAGCTACTCCTCGTCCGAGGAGTCCTGGTCAAAATTGTAGGCCATGAAGAAAACGTCGGGTCGAGGTGGGACGAGGGCATGGCCTGGTTTCACAATCTCAAAGCCCAGATAACTGAAGGTACGCACTAGTttagctgcaaaaaaaagagaggaagagaacatGTTAAAGTTCATCTACTCAGTTCAAAGGATGGATGAATTATGGATGGTGAGAAAATAAGTCTGTTAGCACATACCATGATCATCTCTGTTCTTGTAAAAGCAGACAAACACGCCAACGACTTTCAGATGTTCCTCAGCATATTCAAGAAGAGCTGCAAAACTGGAGAGAACAGAGGGCGGCTTGGGTTAGAAAATAGAAAACAAGCAGGCAACAACTAAATCGAGTCTCCAGCTAAATCTCAAGCTTATCCTCAAAGGATTAGATGAGTTTTGCTGATTATTTTAACGGCTCTGCCTGGGCACATGTTTCAAATGGAGCTAAATTTAATGAGTACTCAAGCTTGCAGGTGGCACTGTGTGAAGGTGCACATGCAGCTAGGATTCATCACCTGGGAAACCTTTAAAATGTCTAGGTATTTTTGTTTAAACTGTTTGTCGTGACAGTTTTGTGAGATCAGGTCTGCTAATGAAGTCATAAAGGCCTGGTTTCTATCTTTAAATGCCTGTTTAAGCCTGTCTGGCTGTTGCTAATCTGGCCTCACCTCTCCTTGCTGCCTTCAGGAAGGGGGTCAAGCGGTATCTCCACATAGAGTGCACTGCTGCTTAGGACAGCATCCCACTGTATTGTCTTGGTAACGGTGGGACGACTTTGGAAGTGGAGTATCCCGGGGCGACCATTCCCTGCCGGCTCTTCCGTTACAGTCAACTTTCGGTCCTGGAATATATATGAAAATAACACATATGAAAAACAACAGTGGACCATGttgaatgttttaaaaagtcatGCAAATGATTCTCTTAAGTGTTCTGCTAGGAATGTAATGTTGCCAATAGTTCACATACCGAGTAGAGCGGCCGAGCTGAAGGAGTGTGATCCCGTGTGCCATTCCCTCGCCCACCTGGGATCTTTAGGGGTGGGAGAGGGGCATCAGGAGCACCACAGAGGCCCCGGGCCGCGGGTACTACTACTGTGCAGGGACATGCTGGGGGTGGGCAGACAGAGACATGGTATAATCATTAGAGTGTATGGAATTCATCCTACAGATACAAGAGGTATGAGatacagaaaaaaagtcattttacaagGTGTacattagggttgggcgatattggcaaaaaaattaatcacgattaattgatgacaattgcacttacatgtttttgactctaaatcgccacattgttctaaaatgatactgacaaatcatcagtcaagttaactactacattctaacaggttaagctggtgagtagtgattagtcaccaaccagccatggttgaaatatgtattgataacagatgcataaa is a window from the Parambassis ranga chromosome 12, fParRan2.1, whole genome shotgun sequence genome containing:
- the oaz1b gene encoding LOW QUALITY PROTEIN: ornithine decarboxylase antizyme 1b (The sequence of the model RefSeq protein was modified relative to this genomic sequence to represent the inferred CDS: deleted 1 base in 1 codon) — encoded protein: MVKSNLQRILNSHCFAREKEGKQKPFTTMADLSIGICDMIGNMSLHSSSTRGPGPLWCSDAPLPPLKIPGGRGNGTRDHTPSARPLYSDRKLTVTEEPAGNGRPGILHFQSRPTVTKTIQWDAVLSSSALYVEIPLDPLPEGSKESFAALLEYAEEHLKVVGVFVCFYKNRDDHAKLVRTFSYLGFEIVKPGHALVPPRPDVFFMAYNFDQDSSDEE